The Silurus meridionalis isolate SWU-2019-XX chromosome 6, ASM1480568v1, whole genome shotgun sequence genome contains the following window.
ACAAAGGCATCCTGAAACGCAGATACTACAGACAGGTGACTCTCTGAAATACCTCGTTCTCATGCTCACTCTTCATGATAGACAGTTCTGTACAAAGCATAAGGCAGACAAAATTAGACAACACTTACAAATGCACGTGCAGCTCATGCATCTTTTGTTTTCTATGGAATCTCTGAATTAGTTGGCagataaaatgaaaattcataatCACTGAACAATCTATTCTGTATTAACCATGTGTTTACTATATTATTATGGGTTATAATTTCTTTGGAAAGCATATCTCCATGTATTGAACTATAGCACTGCATGATAGTTAACATCTAAACAGTGTATTATACATTGAATAGGGAATTTGGCACATCGCATCTCTCGTGCCTGCTGCTCACTTTGttgtttatgtatatttgtataaatttatGCCTAAAGGATGCACTACTACCGATAATCATttcattgtctttttattttttttatttttttttttatttagcattgcACACTGGAGCTGGGAAGTTATTTAAAAGACCTGTCCGTCATACATACTGATCTTTCCAGTATATCAATTCTGGACAATTCGCCTGCAGCGTATCGCAGTCATccaggtacaccatctacctaTTActtatattctgtctctcatGACCATCTGATTATCACTTGGGTCAATATCTTTTacaaatatgtatttgtatgagaatatttgatgtttttatttcttcattcctTTCCTATTAAtgccttttaaaatatttgatatataatataatttcatatacTTTAATGTATTTATGCCAATAAATTACATTGCACGGTGGTGAGCAAGAGTATTAGCATGTGGGCACATGTGCAAGAGTACATAGTCAATTCGGTCTCCGCATTTTCCCATGTTTAAGGTTGGCTGCCCACATGCACATGGTTGTACTTTCAGTATGTAATCTTGTGAAATCACATAGTACTTCACAGCAAGTATTAAATGGCTTGAATTTACAAGCTCACAATGGGCCTCCAAGCTCTTGCCTTAAAATACTCTACTCCGAAATGTCATTTATTCATGGCTGCAAAGTCACACAAGGACATAAGCACAGCATAATATTTGCTCTTTTCCATTCACGTTGAACTTCACACGTTTGTTTAGcccaatttttattattattatttttttatatatactggtTGAGGGTTTTTACATTGACTGTATTGAGACTAAATCTATATGAAAGGGTATGATGAGACTGCAACTTTAGCACACTATAGGTTTTTCagttttctattcatatattaaaGAGATTAAACATTGTGTAAAGTCTTTATCAGCTTCAGACTCTGTATATAAGTGCTGTATCAGTATTGGTAgcggacattttttttttcttaagcacttttgtaccgtaaatgattttatttttcacagacAATGCAATACCTATAAAATCATGGTTCAGTGATCCCAGTGACACAGCACTTCTTAACCTTCTGCCAATGTTGGATGCATTAAGGTAAGGATTTGAGCATAAATTGCAGAATTGCATTCTTTAAATGTCAAACTTTGTTTAAAACATGTCTGTTTCTACAGGTTTACAGCTGATGTTCGGTCCGTCCTTAGTCGAAACCTGCACCAGCATCAACTTTGGTGATTGTCCTACTGAgagatgttgttttgtttgttttgtacttTTTCCCATTCAGACTCTGTCCCTCAGTTCTGATCCCTCTTTTTATGACCCCGAAACATCTGAACTTGAAGGATGTAAAGAACATTGAGAACACGTTTACCCTCGGTGCCCTTTCCATCTTCAAACTGGAGTCGCTGTTTGAAATTTCTTTTAGAATAATGTATAAGGTCTGCACACACAACCACGGGTACAGAGGCAGAGCCGTCAAAAAATGGTTTTATTCACGCAGTGCCATGTTTTTAATCTGACAGATTTTAGGAGTCTGCTCTTCTCAGGATATTGTGATGGACAGTGTTCTTTTACTGCTATGAATATGTGGATGAGCAGTAATTTGGAGTCCTTTTTTAtactctcctttctttctcttgagTGAAGGCTTTGTAGCCGATAATTTGGGAAAGTAAATGCCGaaaggtgctttttattttatctttttggTGAGGGGGTGTAACAAGAATCCACTTTAACTCTACAATGAGTGAGCATGGAGACATGTATtttaataagaatatataatttTGGACTTGAATAAGTGGTACATCCTTTGAACAGATTTCTTGATCTGTACAAGTTCCCATTTACAACACTTTATATTTTGTGATTAATGTAAAGATTCCTTCATTTCAATTGGTCAAACAATTATTGTTGTTGAGCTGTTGTTTAGGTGCCATCGTTGAATAGAAGAGTTTTTACTGGTTTATGTATTAATGGCCATCTTTAAGTTGGTCATTTTATAAGACTAGtctaatttctattttattttttttatatatatgactccgatattagtttttttttttttttatgaattgtatTATTCTGAACAGCATAAGGTAGCAGCAGCAGTCTGGTTAAGTCTTTagaagtaaaaagaaatggCATTTATAAAGACATGCAAGGAATGAATATTGTGTTGTAAGCctgtataaatgtacaaaacgTTGACTGAGCagttgccattttttttttgcctgctaGATTGTAAACAATATTCAGTTCAAATCACAGAGCAGCTCTTTTTGAACTGCAGACCtgacattaataaaacacatgACCATGTGAGGTTTGTTTGTGACTTATGACTTTTGCAGGTTCTCAAAGATGCTTAGAAAAAAATTACCAGTCAGTTTTCTTATAAATTACATAAAGTGTACCTCAGATTACTGTTTCCAAATATTGACTATTtagtttaatgcttttttttactgcactTTATAGCAGATGCTTAAAATGTAAGtatttactttcattatttcatGGGGCAGCTCTGTTTTACTGGGTTTTGGTTTTTAACCACATGTTAAGATTTGGGGCACATGTGGTTATTATTTGGTACATTTGGCCAATACAGGATGGCATGGCTGAATGAACCTGGGCcaaatatgaaaatgtttaaaatgagtaCTCATTTTAAACACAGGTGTGGCCCACATTTATGCATATGACGCACTACAAAAAGTGTTTAGATATGATTGGCTGACCTTTTTATTAACCACATCTAAACTGGCGCTGTTTGTGAGTGTTTGCTATGGTGAGGTATGGACTGCCACAAAGTTacggggggaaaaaaggttGTGATGTTTTTTAATTGGTGATTATttctgaaaacttttttttaagggTTTGTGGTTAGTTTGCTTAGAGGTAAACTGAGATAAATCACGGTCAGATTGTTATTCCttttaaaatagttaaaattTACTGTGTTTTAAGTATTCTGATCATATTGGCAATGTACTCTTGATGAATAACAGTGgtattttaagaaatatttatattgtagctgtttatttttttcgtGTTGGTATGATTTGCACAACACTGAATTCTTCCCTTGTTATGCTGAAATACACACAGAAGCACTTATTTAAATggtttttaatatgtatttgtttTCCCTTTTTAAAATTGACAGTAGTAAAcgaatttaaattatttaaatgattgatGATAGGGTTTGCCTATCAAAATTTATCATGCCTGTTACTTGGCACATGGTGAGAAATTTTCCCTTGGATGGAAATCCAGACCACAGAAGGGCAACAATCCAAACTCACTGAAATCTAGAGGCAGTTTAGCAGAGTGACTGCCTACctgcatattatttttttttgccagtggaaaaaaaagtcagcaaCCTAGATAAAAACCACATTAAGATTGTTGGAACATGTTACattccacacagacagtacactgTGCTCAGAACCCAAGTATTGTGGCAAATATCACTAACCAAGCCATGTGGTTTAGATTTACCTGATTATTACACCACTCTGATTTACAATGTTGAATTTCTCTCTGGGATCAATAAAGTGAATTATCTAATGTTATGGCGTAACCCAGCCAACTCTTCGCACCGGTCCCatgcccggataaatagggagggttgtgttaagaagggcatccagcgtaaaacgtgtgtcaaatcaaatatgcggagcacgaatcagaatttcatactggattggtcgaggccctGGTTaccaggaggagaaggagaggaggaagacgtctacagagacagcagggatgTTTGTACTATGCCTGGTaaatgtaggagatgcaacctgaaggagattggagactgtaaggtgttggcaggggataGTGGAGCTAGACAGctttggatggtggtctgtaggatatttttggaggtgaagaagaagaggaggagagtgaggactgaaagaagaatacgatggtggaaactgaaggaggaagactgtagtgtgagatttggggaagaggtcagacaggagctcggtgctggtgaagaggtgctggatgattgggcaactactgcagaagtgataagggagacagctagaaaggtacttggtgagatctagaaatagaaaggaagacaaagagacgtggtgatggattgaggaagtgcaggaaagcataaggagaaagaggtcggcaaaacagaagtgggatccacagagtgatgagaaaagtaggcaggagtacattAAGATgtagcagcaggtaaagagggatgtggcgaaagccaaggaaaaggcatacgaggagctgtatgagaagttggacactaaggaagaagaaaataatttgtaccgattgtccaggcagagggactgagctgggaaggatgtgctgcaagttagagcaataaaggatggagatggaaatgtgttgactagtgagaagagtgtgttgagaaggtggagggagtattttgagcagctaatgaaCAAGGAAAATTAGCGAGGGTGAAGAGTggttgatgtggagatggtgaagcaggaagtggataggattagtaaggaggaagtgtgGAAAGTTTGTTGGACCAAATGACACCagtaaaagcatggagatgtttgggaGAGATGACATTGGGGTTTTTagccagattgttcaacaagattctgggaggtgagaggatgcctgaggaatggagaaggagtgtgctggtaccgatctttaagaataagggagatgtgcagacctgcagcaCTACAGGGGAAtcaagttgatcagtcacaccatgaagttatgggaaagagtagtggaagccaggctgagagaagaggagatatccgtgagcaacagtatggtttcatgccaagaagAACACCACAGATGcgttatttgctttgagaatgttgatggagaagtatagagaaggtcagaaggagttgcattgtatgtttgtggatttagcgaaagcgtatgacagggtgccgagagaggagttgtggtattgtatgaggaagtcaggtgtgtcagagaagtatgtgaggattagaaattagcttattagagggaccacgcatgtaggacgttttgggtacaaagtgagagaggcctgactgagatggtttggacctgtgcagaggagggataaagggtatattggtaggagaatgccgaggatgaagccaccaggaagaaggaaaagaggaaggccaaggaggaggtttatggatgtggtgagggaagacatgcagatgtagaggacagagtagtatggatgattcactgtggcgacccctaattagAGCAGTcaaaaaaaggaggagaagaagaagaagatctaaTGTTATGGAGCAACACATattgttgttttaaaagaacattctgattctgttgtttttttccaaggTTAGGGGAACGTTAATGGTGCAGTTTTATTACCTTTGGTGTGCCAGCCATTGATGGCCACATATGGGCCTGGTCTCAGGTGTGCAAACATTCAACATAAGGCCCAGgtgtaaactttttaaaaccataGCACAATTCCGGGGCTGATGTAGCTGTCTTATGGCATTGCATTGTCTATACAAACATAATCCATAAACAGTGTTGTTCTGCTTTCCATCACTGACCATTGGCACAAAGTTGCCAGGTGTGCGTTATGCAATGCGGACGCAGTCTATTTGCATAATACGGCAATTGCAAAATTATGCTTTAAAAACCTCTTAGTTTCTGAaggtatattttatacattttaacagtATTACAGAAGCACTACTAAATGAGCGTATCGCGTCTGGGTTGTTTCGTATTTCGCtccaaacatacaaaaaataaataaatccgtTTCACTACTTGTCTAAACGTTGACCTGGCAACCCGAATTCTCCCCACCCACTAATCATAATGACGGCATAAACACTGACCTAATCACTACTTTGTAGCTCTCCGCGCTCTTGTGGTTTTACAGTGTAGGCCATGAGAAAATAGGACATATACTACTAGTATAATGAAaaacttataaaaataaaacattgatgtGATcacatctatttctttaaaactGTCGATTTGAAATCAAATAGCAGTTTCACAGCAGGTGTCAGTGAAGCTGAAGATAATATCATTGTTTGACGCATGCATTGTTATTGTATTCATCCGCGGTAAAACCCCCGGTCACAAAAACAGCGCTGCTAGTTGAAGTGTGCCACTCTGCTTTACAGATCATCGCTTATCAGTAACGTTAATTACGCTGCCGCCTCTGACACCGAGCTACAATGAAGTTCCAGTATAAAGAGGAACATTCGTTCGAGAAGAGGCGATCAGAGGGAGAGAAAATCAGGAAGAAATACCCAGACAGGGTTCCTGTAAGTAGCTGCACCCGCTCACCTTGCTAACAGCTGGTTTCAACTAGAACTAGAAACTGGAGCGTGTAAACCTtcgtattaaaaatatattcaacaatttctgttttatttggtTAAGGATAAAAATTTGAGGTTGAAATATGGATAGGTGATTAAAATATTAGATTGCGTCATGTTTAGCTAAGTACATGGGTTAGTAAGCTAGCATGTCCAGCTAGTCGCTTCTGTTTACTGTAACATCATGGAGGACTTTTGTCAATCAGTATTAAGATGACCTGAGAGCAAGTTCAGCATGATAATTCGcgaaataaattatataaagataACTGTGGGAGGATATTTAAAGCATTAATGTCTGTTAGTTGAAGGTCTTTGTGTTTTGTACTTGATGCAGTCTACAGGAAGTCATCTGAGGTGGGTgatttgtgcacatttttatagtatttctGACCTATAAACAAAGTATAATTAATTGCTGCACATTACAGGGTGTAAATAAGAATCAGATCTACGTTTATATaacgttttatatatatgttttctttCTCCCACAGATGTTGGTTCCTCCTCCCCCACCAGAGTGTATATAGCCTTTGTTTCTAGTTCTCTCCCAGCAATAAGACAGCTTTCAGTGTTACCTTTCATCCATATATACAAAGCTGTCCATTAAAATCTGTGTTCTTTAACTCTGATATAAGTTATGGATATAAAACCATTACGAAGGAGTGCGTTCGGTGTCACGAAGAACCACTATATAAATaactttaattttcttttttagaaaaggccagTCTGATTGCACGTAAACCCAggaatgattaaaaaaaccttGCGCAATGCTGAAGATGGGCACTGGGACTGTTCTGTTTTGAATGGTTTAGGGTGTATGATAATCCAAATATTTGTGGGCCATGTAAACAAACATGTCAAGTAAGCCAACTGTGACAATAAAGAAGGGGAAATATCATCGTAGTAGTGCTTACTGTTATAaatttttgtgtatataaaaaataggcCAAATCCTTGtatcattttcttttgtaaaaatgatttaataacaCCCGTAATCTCTTACTTGCCAGCATTTGTAGCATGTTGTCATTATAAGCTTACAGGAGACAATGTGTCAAAAACATGAACGTAAAAACCGCATTAaataggcattttatttaattatggcCTGCATTGCCGTCCTACTCAGTGTTTGACTGATTGACATTGTGTATAGTAAAGTTACAAAAATGCTGAGTATCAGATTATTAACGTAACACCTTTTATAAGAACCACAGCGTTTTTAGCATCGTGTATGGTGAAACTAAGGTTGCTGTAGCATGATAGAGGTGTATTAAAACAGCTGAAGTAAGGAAAGTGACTGGGTAACAGTATAAAGGGGTAGAaggtattaaataaattgattgtatatatatatatatatatatatattaataaagtaaTCATCTGAAGATACAACACTACTGTAACTTGGAAATTGTGGCCTTGTAACAACTGTAGATGAAATACATGCTAATATTATTTGTGTCCTTTGTAGGTGAAATGAGAGTACAGCTTCGGTCCATTATTCAATTGATTTCACTAAGGTTTCCTGAACCTTCACTAATCTGAACCTCTGAATGTATCCGTGCCGGATCTGTATATGCACTTACGgtttctgctttttgtttttgcattaggTAATTGTCGAAAAAGCTCCCAAAGCCAGAATAGGAGATCTGGATAAGAAGAAATATCTGGTCCCGTCAGATCTCACAGGTGAGCAAACCaatacagagaagaaaaaaacccacaagtgCTAAATCTAAAACATAACTTATTCCCTGTTAATAGTTCAAAGGTCTTTCGGTAGTTGTTTCTACCTTATATAATATGCATGTATAATATTTAACGAGAGAGTTCTTACACTGTTGGCCAATAGAAACTCGAGACCTCATTGGCTGTAATTCATGCAGTGATATAATTAGTGAAGGCATTATTCAGCTCCTGACACGGCTGCAAAGAAACGACTGCCTCGTTAGTCAGACTGAATCGATTATACAACCAGACCCCGGAGTGAAACGAGTGAATTTATTGGTATTCTGTTCACATCTTTTGTTGTTAAACAGGGGAAAGTCACATTCTctgtcatgtctgtgtttctctGCAGTCGGCCAGTTCTATTTTCTTATTCGAAAACGAATCCACCTGAGGGCCGAAGATGCTCTGTTCTTCTTCGTAAACAATGTCATTCCTCCTACCTCTGCAACCATGGGCCTGTTATACCAGGTATGTCACGTGTGAAACCTTTCTTTCATACTTTTTGTGATTGTCCCTGTTGTTCACGGTTTCTCGTTCTtattataatacttttattGACTTgagcaattatatatattttgttctctctctctctctctctctctctcctctccctctccagGAGCATCATGAAGAGGATTTTTTCCTCTACATCGCCTACAGTGATGAAAGTGTGTACGGAGAATAGAACCAAAGGGAAACCCCCATTTCCACctccttttccttccttttacatacatatataaaaccaATTAAGGCAGCCTAGAGTTCAGAGCTTCTGACATCAAATGcacttttattctttatttctgttttctttctggAGCTTGCTGTAGTTTTTGGGAATTTGGTACATGAAGGTAATTTTTCTTTATACcataatttttttctgatatAGCTTTTATTACTGGCCCCTAGCTGACACTTATATTTTTTCACCACTTGGCAGCAAACCCTCAGATGGAGCTCCAATGCTAAAATTAGTTTGCCTAGATTTTGAATTTGGCCTTTGTTTCACTAAACGTGAATAGTTTCCCTAGAGCTtggaaatatatacatatgttttGGGGCATTGCGCATAAGTGCTGCTGATGAGCCATTTGCTTAACCAAAAACAGTCAGCTTTGTTTCAgaataatattttactataaatattCACTGAGTTATTGTACCTGGATATCTCTAGGTAATTTGATTTGAGAGTGTATAtcttatttgatttatttagctattttattctttgttttttttgtttgtttttcttcttatttttttcgtTTGAACTCGGTATTCAGCTGCATTTCTAATACCCTTAAATTGAGGTGACAATATAAACTAAACATGATCTATCACTGTATGTTTGTCCTGTTTCTTACAATACACTTTGGTTAGTTTGGTCTGAACAATTCAAGTGAAGCAACAGCTTCATATTCGTCACActtatattattgtttaaataaggGCTGTGGTGGGACTGGAGCgtatcctgggaacactgggaGGTGGGAATACACAGTGCTCCATCATAATCACTCAATAATTTACACATTTGTACACTTAGGAACAAAAACTGGTGTTTTTCTGCTCCTGCACTTAAAATTGTTCTTGAAACCTGAAGCGGTTGTCCTTAGGGTTTACTGAAGTCTTAATATATGAAGCTTTTGTTCAGTGTTTGCCAGATATGAGGTCGATGCTAGGAGTTTTCTTTTCCCAGAGCCAAAGCCGGTGCCTTCTTGTTCTGGGGAAGGCAGTGAAGTACTTATGACAAAAAGCTACATGTCCACAAAATGCGCTCTCATAATTTGCAGCAGCATAATGTGGCAGGGGGGAAAATGGCGAATTccgaacatatatatatatatatatatatatatatatatatatatatatatatatatatatatatatatatatataatgtatatatatatatatatatatatatatatatatatatatatatatatatatatatatatatatatatatatatatatatatattagtatactaaaatgtattcttattattttgccATGAATTGCTAGTACAATGTGTTCTGATATTTATTTGTCAAACACATGtcttgtttgttgtgtttgaaGGCCTACTATTGGCTGTTAACAATGAATGCAGGTAATTAACGCTATAACTATTAAATACAACCAAAAGCTTAGATCATTATTAAACTTTAAAGTttgtaaaattgtacatttttaaatagtcGAATCCAAATGCACTTGGTTTTGAAAATTTAATTTCTGTTCCtgaactttaaaatattttttgatttaAAGCCATAGGTTGGTTATACTGAATAACTATTTGAACTAGCtggatttctcttttttaataaGTTTAAATATTCCACATTTTGCtgaattaaaatacatttaaatcagtGCTGGAAACTGGCACACTGCAACACCTCGGGGTGAAATGGAATGCTGGCAGTACACAGGCCTCCTGACCCGAGTGGTacccagaggtgggaagtacaaatactttgttactctACTTAAATTCGATtttttcctggctctcacacaccacagatgtagactagtttacgaagctcacaatgagcaaagcagaaggcaagaggtctggggttaatgtggatgagacagagggagacagtgatgtgaacattactgagaacagagacatttttgatcaactgatcatcatcatcttttctctgcttgggttctatatggtggctgttcagcctgaatacattcattaggtagtAATTCaagattagttttgtattaatttagtcatttgggctgtcaaaatgaaggCGTTAATAACGCAAAATCATTTTAAAGGCACTAATTTAACGCATGATTGACGcggcgtgcatttctgtttgaccattttggtaaacatataaataagtataaaagacACAATATTAAAACCTTgaacgcaacacatttattcacgacgtcctagTTTAGtcagataaaataaatacaaaaaaacttttttttcaatcagtaaacatgttttactgatgcgccaagtctcaaatcagacTCGTTTTtatcgtacagataaaagcaatacatcattccaatctgtaaagggtctacatttatttctatacactcacaataacaacaaaacgctgtgctttgaaaacagacagggggcgctttCTGTCGTCTCTGTCATCTATTCACATataccgtatatatatatatatatacagaggtggcaaaagtacacacatccattacctaagtagaagtacagatactcatgttttgaaatactcgggtaaaagttgaagtactgattataactttttacttaggtgaaagtaaagaagtcttggctctgacatgtacttaagtaaaaagtagttattacttctacctgttttagctgttaactggacctcacatcatattaatatttgatagatagatagatagatagatagatagatagatagatagatagatagaacattgtcattgcatagtacaggtacaaagcaacgaaatgcagtttggcatctaccagaagtgcaaaaagtagcaatcgtgcaaatagtgcagaataatatgtagcatatgtacagcatgtgatatatatgtgagcatatgtacagtgattaaatattaaggctataacagtgcagagatgtgtggacatcattaagagcctttgctatgtttccacacggacagttattgaggtgataccggagaaactgcacctcttcaagtcaagaagcttttatatttataatcatagacattttacagatttgaatgatttattgtttttatctgtacgatcaataaagacagtcatTTATGTTCgtttcgccattatgagggaaaaaacgccacccagaggattaattgtgtaaaacatggtggatttggtgtttgatttgagacttggcgcagaaataatacaaaagtttactgattaaaattatttttcggtgtttatttatttatttttatatctaagtaaaaaaaaaaggacgtcgtgaatgttgtgtatgtattgctggaggttttaatttcgcctcttttcttcttcttcttctttcggctgctcccattaggggtcgccacagcggatcatccgtctccataccaccatgtcctctacagttgtgttcaaaattattcaacccccaatgctgtaaatggttttagggaatttagtgtacatttgtaattgtattcagaatgaaatcctacaaggacttcttaaagaaccatatgcaactaaaatgacatcaattagttttgtaatacagtagtaaatgtttcttttgtgaattcttcattgacataattattcaaccccttaaagactaccactctgaagaacagaggttcaatgaagtgttttcaatcaggtattgaaaacacctgtggatatcagggagcagcaataaagcc
Protein-coding sequences here:
- the gabarapb gene encoding GABA(A) receptor-associated protein b, whose amino-acid sequence is MKFQYKEEHSFEKRRSEGEKIRKKYPDRVPVIVEKAPKARIGDLDKKKYLVPSDLTVGQFYFLIRKRIHLRAEDALFFFVNNVIPPTSATMGLLYQEHHEEDFFLYIAYSDESVYGE